The nucleotide sequence AGGTCCCAAAGGGGATGATCTTTTCCCGGCTCAATTTCTTGTAGGTGACTTCACAATTATTATACTGTCATTCTAGACTTGGATTCGTGGAGGGAtacgaaaaaaaaattaagaaaataaaaattaggcaTTGAAGCTAAACTTGTATATTTGTTTCATATGATTAGAAAATTGAAAGTAAGCCACTAGATGTTTGATTGGAGAATCattttttgatttgataaaACAAATTGCATAGGTATAAGTGATTTAAATTTCCCTCaaatttcctttcctttgaGAATCTCATTTTCAAACATGGATTAATAGACATGATTAATTTCACACTGAGTTTCATCACATACCATGATGATAATTTGGTTCCTGAAAGAAACTTTTTCCCGGAACTAATTTCGATATGGCATTCTCTTTACTTAGGAACTAACTATTcctattttgtttattttatgttgcaTCGTGTGgatgtgtttgtgtatatatacatataaatttgtttttgtcTTATTCACTAGTTCACTTGGGaagtctcttttatttttatttcctttcttcagGCATTTAAACACACTGGATGATCCTTTAATTCGTGCAAAATGGATGAATGTAAAGAAAGCTCTTACAGAAGAAACAGAGGTTGTCAAGCAGTTGGATGCTGAGAGAAGGGCTTTCAAGGAGATTTCCTTCGGTAGGAGACCATCCTCACCCCCAATTTCAACCAAATCCTCGTTTGTTTTTCAACCGTTGGATGAGTACCCAACTTCATCTGGTGCTGCAATGGATGATCCTGATGTTTGGAGGCCGCCTAGTAGAGACAACACAAGTAGAAGACCCACAAGAGCAGGTCAAATGGGCACGAGGAAATCCACTCAAGATGGAAATTGGGGTCGTGGTTCAACAAAATCTGGAACAACTGGTCGTGGAGCAAAGGCTGGTGGTTCTAGTAGGTCAAACACTGGAGTCCGAGCCTCTACTACTGGTAAGAAAGGCACTGGCTCAGGAAAATCTGGCAAGGCAGATTCAATGGTACGCtctacaagacaaaaataattaGTACAATGACCCTGTGTGCTTGTGTTTTGTTTGAAGtgtagaattttatttttttatatttaattgcgGAGAGCATACTCATATTCACCATGTTTGATGGTTGATGTGTGTAATCTTGAGGTAGATGAATTTGAGGAATATTTGGCTTCATATGAGAAACTTCTTAAAGCCTTCTTTTGAAGACAATGCTACATAAATAtgcaaactcattttttttagttgcttAAAGTTCAGAAATGGAGGTCAATATAGAAGCCACATAAAATAACCCATAGAAATTGTTTGTCATATCCATCAAAGGATCATGAATGTCTTATCATTGAAAATCCCAATGCTATGGCATTGGGTATGAGAGGAATTCCTATGatattttgtttgtaatttatttcCTTAAGTAAACATAGCCCTGGGaatttactttttgtttataattattttctttaagtcAAAAATAGCTTTGAGAATTTGCAATTATTTTCTTCAAGTCAAAATAGCTCATCTGTATTTGTATCTGTTGACTCATTTTgactaatatttaatattgtgGACACCCAAGGAGTAATTTTGTTAGTCCATTGTCAAACAAAGTCTTGGTCATAACAAAAGTCAAGGTctaaaagttgaaatttatagaAAACATTACAGAACCAAGTGAAACTTGATTGTTCTTGGGATGTGGCATCCTGGAGTTGTTTAACATGGGTGGAGTTGTTTAACATGGGTGTGTTTTACATGTTCAGCATCTTCTTTAATAATCAGGCGGagttctttgtttattttttttaaaggggCACCTCTTTTTTTGTGATATAGATTTGCCTATGAATCTTGAAGCTTTTGATAGTGTTACAGAGACCCTAACTGATACTTGTTTTAGTCATGTATTTTTGGATCCCCTCAGTTCAACCTGAGCTCAAATTACTCCTTTCTGTTGAAATGCAGAATGGTGACGCTGAAGATGTGAAGTCGAAGCGCGTACAGTATGAGGGTCCTGATGCTGACTTGGCTGCAATGCTTGAAAGGGATGTTTTGGATTCCACCCCTGGGGTGAGGTGGGATGATGTAGCGGGGTTAACTGAAGCAAAAAGACTTCTAGAGGAAGCTGTTGTTCTTCCTTTATGGATGCCTGAATATTTCCAGGTAAATGGATTTGAAGTTGAAATATGATTATATTTGTTGTGAATATTATTGTTGAATCTTTCTGCTTGTTGTGGTGGAGGCATAGGTGTCTCCAgatatgttttcatttttcctaGTACTGGAAACAAGTATgtcctttccttcctttcttttccaaGAGGGAACACTTTATAATATCATAGCAGGTGTTTCCTACCATTCCATGCATAGATGTCCTAGAATAAAGTGAGACTGTGTGCTTTCAAGGCCACCTCCTATATAAATGGGCTTTTTGAAGGAGGAAATTctttataacaaattttatgCCTCAAGTGTTCAGTTCTAACAATCTTATTATTCTGGTGACCCCTAACTGTAAAGGCACCACTGTAAAGGCACCACCTCCACTCCCACCCCCCACCTGGGTGGCCAAATTACATGACTTTATGGTTATGAATTTGTGTGAAGGCCCTATTTTTTTAGATGGGAATAGATCCTGAGAAATTCATTTCTCTGAAATCAGTGAAAAATTAAGTATTCTTTTCAAGTGTTGCAGGTTTATCAATTTCCAAAGGAGTTCTTATGCACACCTTTGTCCCTGTTTTGTTATAGTTTTGCATTGAGTCTAGCCTAGAAGAAGTCAGTGAAGTCAGATTGATTCAAGTGGCAGTGTTAGTTAAGTTAGATTGTGTCTAACAGTAGTATATGTATGAGGGGTTTAATAGGTATTGTGTTATCTTTTATATTACCTTGTTTTGTCCGCccaaaatgtctataaatagaaggcataGGGCAGTCGCTTGGGACATCATTCATTTCTGTTATGCAAGTGCAGTAAAGTGAGAGGAAAGTCTAGATCAAGTTAGCCTTTGTAATCTCGTGATTGATGTACTCGTGTGAGAGGGAACTTTGTACTGATTTCATTCAAGATTcttagtggattgctctcgggacaagaggctggatgtaggatcgCTATTGGTggtctgaaccaggataaaaccGGTTGTCTTCTTTGTGGTTTGCATGttcttcctttattttttgaattctatGTATGTTCTTATTTTCTGTTTCTGCCATTGGGGATCAAATCGTGTGTGTGTGGCTGTGTATTGGCAAAGATTGAGAattccagtgctcccaatttaaCATGTTTGATTGTGGAAAATAATTTCCAGTtttctatttctaattttctacaaaatctctagttttcattttccaaagaaaatttgaaaatcgcATTCAAATGTTAGTAGTACAGAAAATAATTTCCAATCTGAAAAATTAGAACATGTGTTCAAAAAAGATTGGAAAACTTGTGTAGGGGAAGAGATGACTTGGGAAAAATTGGAGAACCATGTTTTTGAAATCTCcaaattagtaaggaaaatttagaaaactcattttaggaAGTTCAATACAATTTTGGAGAACCACATTTttcaaatctccattttctatttggaatttttttgcATTCGAACaagtttctaatttttttattgtggagTAATTTTCCAAAAAACCTGGAGCAGTTTTCCAAAACTAGATAGCCCCTTAATGGTCGAGAATTTCCATTTCCCTTCAATCATCACTTGGCGAGAATCGTTGTACATATATTCTGACTTCGATTGCTATCTCAAAGCTAACATTTATGgagataaaattcaaaatttgcaaGTAGTTGTCACCACAACTTGTTGGTTGTCGTTTAAGggattgtttttgtttctaaaaGACCTAAAGGTTATGATTGAATTTTATTCTCCTTGAATCTTGGGTGTTATAAATGTAGGATATGCTGAAAAGCTTAAGTTATTTTGACTTGGTAAGGTTGACATTTTCAAAAGTAGCATTTAAGTTGACAGTTTCTGGATTTCCTGTTTGTTCGAGCAGTGTTTTAAATGTATGATCTTTAAGAATGTGGACCTTTTATACAATGCTTGCAAGAACTAGAATTCTTAGCAAACAAACTGTTTATAATATAAAGGAGTCCCAAGTGTCAGAGGAACTTACAGTATTCCTATTTGGAGGGATCCCATAATCCTGTATGGTTTGGGCTTAAAAATTGTTGAGCTGCATGCTGCAATTAGCTATCATTTGAGTAGTTAATGTCAGTGTTGTTAAAAGCGAACTTAAGCGCCAGTAAAGCGTAAAGCCCAGTTTtagtgctttttttttttttggtgaaaatGAATCGCAAACGAGAAAGCTCTGTTACATGCTAAAACTGCGCACTTTTTTATTTCATGCacatttatatgtattttgatttttactGTTTTACAATAAAAAAGAGTTGTTACTGTGTACCTAATACCTCAGAACACACTATAAATATATCTTGGAGTGTTGTAGAAGAGAATGGTTCAGTGTTTGGTCATGATTTTTTGACATGGGGTGATGTTGCTAATATTGCTAGAGTTGAAGAGTCTAGATTTAATATTAGAAGTAAAGGAGGCAATGCAACAATAGGAACACCAGCTTCAACTTCTAGTTCATGAGTTTTGGTTGAAGAAATCAATTTGATGGTACTGATGAGGAAGATGATAAGAACCATAACTCTAATGATGAAGATGACTTCTTAATctagattaaattaaatcatgaaaatgaattaaaagatcCTCTTTTGTTCTGTTGCAGCATGAATTTTTGTCTTTGACAGCATAAATCTGGTAATTTGGTTGCTGTTATatattatctctttattttttccaacatttgtgctttattttgattgagttcGCACTTCTGCTTAGCACTTAAGCTCTAGAAGGCCATTCTGCTTGAGTGCACTTAGAGCCTTTAAAAATACTGGTTTATCCTACTGCACACATAAGTTGCATGCGCATCCATATGATGTGTACGCAGTCCAGGTAGATAAAATTTTTCTGCACATGCAGGGAATTAGGAGACCGTGGAAAGGCGTTCTTATGTTTGGCCCTCCTGGCACTGGAAAGACACTTTTGGCTAAAGCAGTGGCTACTGAGTGTGGTACAACATTTTTCAATGTTTCTTCTGCTACTTTGGCTTCAAAATGGCGAGGGGAGAGTGAGCGCATGGTGCGATGCCTGTTTGATCTTGCAAGAGCTTATGCTCCAAGCACAATATTCATTGATGAGATTGATTCTCTCTGCAATGCTCGGGGGTAAGTCTCTAATTCTGAACTGAGTTTCTGTAGCTATCAATCATGCAGTTCTTTCTGATATGCCCCTCATGACAACCCACTGGTGTCTACTGCATTTTTCCATTTAAGAGACTAAAGTTCATGTTTCACTATGTTTTGCATTCAAGTTAAAAAAAAGATCAGATTTGCTTGGTTttcaataatttgaaatatgtaGGGCATGCCCGTGTTCATATTCTGTTTATATTTGCATACAATGTTTGTAGATGTGGACAACATCTTTATCAGGTACACATGCAGTTTTAGGTTTAAGATTGTTATGTTCCTTGCATTTCTGTATTTGGGTTGCCAAAATGTTGCATTCTGCATGTATCCAACTTCTAACTGATTGATAGTCTTGTATGTTTGTTAAACCCTGCTGCTCTTATGTGAATGACCTTGCACTGTTCAGGGCTTCAGGGGAGCATGAATCATCTAGAAGAGTGAAATCTGAACTTCTGGTTCAGGTAGATGGTGTAAATAATACTGGCACAAATGAAGATGGTAGTCGCAAAATAGTGATGGTTTTGGCTGCTACTAATTTTCCATGGGATATAGATGAGGCACTGAGGTTGGATCTCTTTTCTTTATATaccataattaatatttcaactgTCAACTAGATTTTAACTAATACTGCTGAGTGTCTGACTGGTTGATATTTATTTGGCTTTTATCTAGTTATGATGCTCTAtctattttatgttaatataatgCAGGAGGAGACTGgaaaagagaatatatataccACTTCCAAATTTTGAAAGTCGCAAGGAACTAATACGAATCAATTTAAGAACTGTTGAGGTAAAGTGCTTTGCTGTCAAATTTCATAACAATTAACATATTGATTGCTAGGCTGAAGTTTTAATGCCTTCTGACCGCTATATTTCAGCAACTACTCCAGAATCAGGCATAGCCTGCCTACCTGTAAATGCCAAGGTCTTTGATCAGTTATGTAGTAAAGTTACTATGATTCTTTGGTGGCTAAAGAACTTTGGCCATTGAACTCAATTAgtttttttccctttcatttcatttctcgaTTTTAAGCTTAAAAGGCAATAACCTGGATGCATGTATCCCCAAGATCTGTTCATGCCCTTGTTACTGTGCCATAAGAGTAAACAATAATCATGATGTTAAATACGGATGGTCTAAATTAATGGCATACTGCAGCTATAGATAAAATATAAGTTGAAATAATGGTTTATTTTGTAGATTTAACAAAGTCCAAACATCCTGTCTTCTCTTGTATGTGTGATAGGTATTATGGGTTATAAGATTCTGAACTTGCTCTCGTGAGGATGTCTGTTGGTTTCTTTTGCTTAGGCATCATGTGCTGTTGAATGGACtagtcaaaaaataaaatagataaaaataattttgcatGGTTCCTTTTCCTATTGGGGTTTGGGGAAAaactaatttcttcaaaaaaGATTCTTATTGTTGAAGTTAAAAAGAGCAAAATATGAACTTGGAAAACTTGAGGAGATATGTTTTAAAGGCTACTTTTTTGCATGAatacatatgtatatttatataactcTACCCCCTTTTTTGTctatcaacaacaacaatcacaaaccCTTAATCTCACTTGAtgaggttggctacatgaattctagatttccatCCATCTCTACTTCTGGTCATATTTGTTGTAAAGTCATTATATCCCATGTCATGTATTAGGGTTTGCCACCCAGTTTTCTTTTCCCACTATTGCTACAAATTTCTTTCATCTGCTTGCCTCACAGGTGTTTCtattggtctccttctcacatgttTAAAGCATCTAAGGCTTCATTCAACATTGCTGTGAAATTTTTGCTGTTGCTAGAATCATTTTCATGAGAAGCACGTCTATAAGAATCACTTTTTATACTAATTTAGCATTTGGCTAGATTATTTGAAAATGCATTAATGTTGTTATATATGTTTGGTCAGTGAATGAAGAAAGTGCTTTTAACGATCAAATTAATAACACGGACATTGAAAGAAGTgcttttataattaatagtatttgaataaaaatgatttcaacatatttaattttcatgattaaatattattttaataataaaaagttattacatttttcattaaaaatatattttatgttgtatatatacacacacatatatatatacagagtgTCAACAGCCGGCTACAGAATCTGAAATCCATGGCTAGAGAGCTTCAACCCACTGTGCCACTATTGCAGGGTTCCTTTGTAACAACAACAGTTGtcgatgatatatatatacacacacacaaacacacagaAAATATGGTTCTTAGATTGGACAATagttgtaatttaaatatttattaaagttaatttggtccattaataatttaattttctgctTCTGCTTTTGTTGTACAGGAGAAAAACTGATTTTTCTGTCATTAAAAgcacttttaaattttagcctacaacaacaacaacatatccagcctttatcctattatgtggggtcggttacatgaattctagattttcatgtatttctgtcttttgtcatatcttcatttaggcctataaaattcatatcaaactttaatgtctctcccaaactCTTCTTGGGTTTGCCtcttacctctttttttgactaattgtttcatttcatcaactctcctcacaggagcatctCTTAGTCTTCTTCtaacatgaccaaaccatcttagtctagtttctctcatcttctcctcgattggcattactgctaccttattacgaataacttcatttctaattttatcttttcttgtatggccgcacatccatttTAGCATCCTCATTTCctctacgctcgtcttttgctcatgctggtatttgactgcccaacattctaagccatacaacaaaactggtcttataactgtcttatagaattttcctttcagttttaatgggattttaccatcacataacaccctcgatgcatttctccattttagccaacttgccttaattctatgcatgacatcctcgtgaatttctccatctttttgaatcactgatcccaaatatcaaaaatggtattttctttgtatgatttggtcttccaatttaattataacatcctccactcttgcattcttactaaatttacattccatatattctgttttccttctatttaatttaattccttctacttaatttaaatcccttcgattctaaattgtttctccacaattcaagcttagtgtttactccctcttttgtttcatccatcaacactatgtcatcttcaaatagcatacaccatggcacctctgtttgaatgtgtttagtgagtttatccattactaaagcaaataagtatggacttagtacAAAACCTTGATGTAgttccattgtaattttaaacgattTTGTATTTCCTCCGCATGttttgacccttgtctctgcaccgtgatacatgtccttaagggcttgtatataggctattcggactcctttcttctctaatatcctccataatacttctctaaggaatctatcataggctttttctagatctataaacaccatatgcaggtccttctaATGATCTTAATAcatttccattaggcgcctcagtaggtatatagctttcaTTGTTGACTTACCAGgaatgaaaccaaattgattttccgagacgtttattttttttctgagTCTCTGCTCTATTAGTCTCTCatagagtttcatggtatggctcattaacttaattcctctgtaattttcatagttttgaatatctcatttgttcttgtatataggaaccaaagtactcttcctccactcatttgacatcttttttgatttaaggatcgcgttaaataatttcgttagctaggagatgccctcttctcccatgcattttcatgcttttattggtatattatccgatcccaccgccttatgatttttcatcttttttaatgcttgccttatttcttttgaacttatgcgtcgacaaaatgtatagctcacgtttcTTTCGGAGTTattaagatgtcccaacctaactcgtGTCCctaccatcattgaataattttgtgaaatactcattccatctctccgtaatcgctccctcattcaatAATAcgttttgattttcatcttttatgcatttcacttggtttagatccctcgtttttctttctcttgctttagctaatttatatatatccttttctccatcttttgtatcaagtcatttatatagattctcatatgcttttgaccttatTTCACtaatagattctcatatgcttagCCTAACAGTAAAAAAATGGGTAAAAGCGctttcaatattaaaaaaagggGCTTTTTTTTCCCCTCGCCACAGCATGACCAAACAGGCTTTTAATTGTGATTTCCTCATATTATCTTCAATAGGTGCCACTCCAACTGAATTACATGtgctcttatttttattttttcctttcttgtatggccgccaTCCATCAAAACCTTCTATTTCAGCTATCCTTATATTTTGCATATGTTAATAATTAACTGCTTAACATTTTGAGCCATAAGACAAAGATGGTTTTATAGCTGTCGgataaaacttttttttaactttaaaggAGTTTTATGGtcatataaaatattacacgaaatttaatttaaccatCCTTCTTTTGATTGTATGAGTAAAATCCTTcagaattttcctttcattttgaacaattgatccGAGATATAGATTGATCTTTTTTTGGGATAACTTTATCTTCAAGTTtcacaataatatcatttacatttttttatttttgttgaactTTCATTCAACATACTCatttttttgacttaatttaaaacttttaaattcaTGTCTTTG is from Diospyros lotus cultivar Yz01 chromosome 2, ASM1463336v1, whole genome shotgun sequence and encodes:
- the LOC127795018 gene encoding katanin p60 ATPase-containing subunit A1; amino-acid sequence: MAGGTSSTTAALGGLQDHLKLAREYALEGLYDTSVIFFDGAIAQINKHLNTLDDPLIRAKWMNVKKALTEETEVVKQLDAERRAFKEISFGRRPSSPPISTKSSFVFQPLDEYPTSSGAAMDDPDVWRPPSRDNTSRRPTRAGQMGTRKSTQDGNWGRGSTKSGTTGRGAKAGGSSRSNTGVRASTTGKKGTGSGKSGKADSMNGDAEDVKSKRVQYEGPDADLAAMLERDVLDSTPGVRWDDVAGLTEAKRLLEEAVVLPLWMPEYFQGIRRPWKGVLMFGPPGTGKTLLAKAVATECGTTFFNVSSATLASKWRGESERMVRCLFDLARAYAPSTIFIDEIDSLCNARGASGEHESSRRVKSELLVQVDGVNNTGTNEDGSRKIVMVLAATNFPWDIDEALRRRLEKRIYIPLPNFESRKELIRINLRTVEVAPDVDIDEVARRTEGYSGDDLTNVCRDASLNGMRRKIAGKTREEIKNMSKDEISKDPVAMCDFEEALTKVQPSVSAADIERHEKWFSEFGSA